The following coding sequences lie in one Mesorhizobium sp. NZP2298 genomic window:
- a CDS encoding DUF6894 family protein encodes MSSPPQSGVFSTQTPAVKEPRFIERIYDVASRGDFPMNRYFFDVYNSDGQVLDDDGQFFESRDRARAEALRILHDIARDEMPDRDLVKLTVKVRSDGGAQMFEASLILTSGWSA; translated from the coding sequence ATGAGCTCGCCGCCACAATCTGGTGTATTTTCCACACAAACGCCAGCAGTGAAGGAACCACGATTCATCGAGCGGATTTATGATGTGGCATCCCGCGGTGATTTCCCGATGAACCGATATTTTTTCGATGTCTACAACAGTGACGGCCAGGTTCTCGATGATGACGGCCAGTTTTTCGAATCGCGGGATCGGGCCCGCGCCGAGGCGCTGCGAATCCTGCATGACATAGCTCGAGATGAGATGCCTGACCGCGACCTTGTCAAGCTCACTGTGAAGGTCAGGAGTGACGGAGGCGCACAGATGTTCGAAGCGTCGCTGATCTTGACGTCAGGCTGGAGCGCATAG
- a CDS encoding DUF1365 family protein — translation MRAFLSYPLLTLKVVAGIHWEALRLWAKGLRPRGAPLRLIIPSPSSPCIA, via the coding sequence ATGCGCGCGTTCCTGTCGTATCCGCTGCTGACGCTGAAAGTGGTTGCCGGAATCCACTGGGAAGCGCTGCGGCTCTGGGCAAAGGGGCTACGCCCCCGCGGCGCCCCGCTCCGCCTTATCATCCCGTCACCCTCGTCGCCGTGCATAGCCTAA
- a CDS encoding IS481 family transposase, with protein MASVLHGSARTTPRLRAELQASQESTRSLAIRYGLNPKTVAKWRKRTTTADTPMGPKTPKSTVLTPAEEAIVVAFRQKTLLPLDDVLGCLRDTIPNLSRSALHRCLQRHGISRLPVEAIKDQRTRFKTYEIGYVHIDSCELRHADGKLVMFLAIDRVSKFTFVEFHDCAGKMEGAAFLRSVVEVFPYQIHTVLTDNGMAFADLPKNRHGPSRRFLGPHIFDRVCMANGIEHRLTKPYHPWTNGQAERMNRTIKDATVKIYHYDDLESLKAHVLTFVTAYNFAKHLKALRWKTPYQVICDAWTKDPSIFKINPHHLIAGPHT; from the coding sequence ATGGCAAGTGTTCTTCACGGCAGCGCCCGCACGACGCCGCGTCTTCGAGCCGAGCTCCAAGCGTCGCAAGAGAGCACCCGGTCCCTTGCCATCCGATATGGGCTGAACCCGAAGACAGTAGCCAAATGGCGCAAGCGGACCACGACGGCCGATACGCCGATGGGTCCGAAGACACCCAAGAGCACGGTGCTTACGCCGGCGGAGGAAGCCATCGTGGTGGCATTCCGCCAGAAGACGCTGCTGCCGCTGGACGACGTGCTCGGTTGCCTGAGGGATACCATCCCCAACCTCAGCCGTAGCGCATTGCACCGCTGCCTCCAGCGCCATGGCATCTCCCGGCTGCCGGTCGAGGCGATCAAGGATCAGCGTACGAGGTTCAAGACCTACGAGATCGGCTATGTCCATATCGACAGCTGCGAACTGCGCCATGCGGACGGCAAGCTGGTCATGTTCCTGGCGATCGATCGTGTCTCGAAGTTCACCTTTGTCGAGTTCCATGACTGTGCCGGCAAGATGGAAGGCGCGGCCTTCCTCAGGAGCGTGGTCGAAGTCTTCCCTTACCAGATCCACACCGTGCTCACCGACAATGGCATGGCCTTCGCCGACCTGCCCAAGAACCGTCACGGGCCCAGCCGACGCTTCCTCGGTCCGCACATCTTCGACCGGGTCTGCATGGCCAATGGCATCGAGCACCGGCTAACCAAACCCTACCATCCTTGGACAAATGGTCAGGCCGAGCGGATGAACCGCACCATCAAGGACGCCACGGTCAAGATCTACCACTACGACGATCTGGAAAGCCTCAAGGCCCATGTCCTGACCTTCGTCACCGCCTACAACTTCGCCAAGCACCTCAAGGCCCTGAGATGGAAAACACCCTATCAGGTGATCTGCGACGCATGGACAAAGGATCCGTCAATCTTCAAGATCAACCCGCACCATCTCATTGCGGGACCACACACCTAG
- a CDS encoding amino acid ABC transporter ATP-binding protein — protein sequence MPMIEIKDISKRYGDFQVFDGLSLEVEEHQVVCLIGASGCGKSTLLRCINGLDPIGSGEIRIHGDRVTGPGVDVNGLRRDVGIVFQSYNLFPHMTVLENVTLGPRKVLNRGRMDAEVAAISLLERIGLAHKAKEYPDRLSGGQQQRVAIVRALAMGPMVMLLDEITSALDPELVSEVLNIVRDLAADGMTMLLATHEMGFAREVANKVCFLAEGKVHEEGPPEQIFGSPKRERTQAFLQRIVEAGRL from the coding sequence ATGCCAATGATCGAAATAAAAGACATCTCGAAGCGATATGGCGATTTCCAGGTTTTTGACGGGCTGAGCCTCGAAGTCGAGGAGCATCAGGTGGTGTGCCTTATCGGCGCATCAGGCTGCGGAAAGTCGACATTGCTTCGCTGCATCAACGGACTGGATCCGATTGGATCTGGTGAGATCCGCATTCACGGCGACCGCGTCACGGGCCCGGGCGTCGATGTCAACGGTCTGCGCCGTGACGTCGGGATTGTGTTCCAAAGCTATAATCTCTTTCCGCATATGACCGTCCTGGAGAATGTCACGCTCGGGCCTCGGAAGGTGCTGAACCGTGGTCGCATGGATGCGGAGGTTGCCGCCATCTCGTTACTCGAACGCATCGGGTTGGCTCACAAGGCGAAGGAGTATCCCGACCGCCTGTCTGGTGGCCAGCAGCAACGCGTTGCCATCGTCCGCGCATTGGCGATGGGCCCGATGGTCATGCTGCTCGACGAGATCACTTCCGCGCTTGATCCGGAGCTTGTGTCCGAGGTGCTCAACATCGTGCGCGATCTTGCTGCAGACGGTATGACCATGCTGCTGGCGACGCACGAGATGGGGTTTGCGCGGGAAGTGGCGAACAAGGTCTGTTTTCTTGCTGAGGGCAAAGTTCATGAGGAGGGGCCGCCGGAGCAGATTTTCGGTTCTCCGAAGAGGGAGCGTACACAGGCATTTTTACAGAGAATTGTAGAGGCTGGCCGGCTGTAG
- a CDS encoding amino acid ABC transporter permease, whose translation MTAIPRQLEGRRSSLLSERRTFSGPTPPRDVSGWGTAAAIVALFVVGSTWATLRHLFDAATSLGIDRILCGSILLVTGACVVLLLWPALKSVARAKSARLSFLAGDLVAARIATSKALDYAHYTFGFAALVVTAAVFAQFLVANDLAVSRTFLFVPLMFESFPLVLRAFWTNVYIFVVAEVFVLIWGLVVAIARLIPGETARPVRAIATFYTDVFRGMPAIITIYLIGFGLPLSNLPLLKDLSVETYAILALTLTFGAYVAEVYRAGIESIHWSQVAAARSLGLSYAQTMRYVVVPQAVRRIVPPLLNDFIGLQKDTALVNVIGAVDAFNQAKIVASNHFNLSPVTVVAFLFVVITIPQARFVDRMIEKDQRRTRAG comes from the coding sequence ATGACGGCAATTCCGCGACAACTGGAGGGGAGGCGCTCTAGCCTCCTCAGCGAAAGACGGACATTCAGCGGGCCGACACCGCCGCGAGACGTGAGCGGGTGGGGAACTGCAGCCGCCATTGTCGCGCTCTTCGTCGTCGGCTCGACCTGGGCCACGCTGAGGCATCTCTTCGACGCTGCGACTTCCCTCGGAATCGATCGCATTCTCTGCGGAAGCATCCTTCTGGTCACAGGCGCGTGCGTGGTTCTTTTGCTATGGCCCGCGCTCAAGAGCGTGGCGCGCGCGAAATCTGCGCGCCTGTCGTTTTTGGCTGGTGATCTCGTTGCGGCACGGATCGCAACGTCAAAGGCGCTGGATTATGCCCACTACACGTTCGGGTTTGCTGCGCTGGTCGTCACCGCAGCGGTCTTCGCGCAGTTCCTTGTCGCCAACGACCTGGCAGTCAGCCGAACCTTCCTGTTCGTCCCACTGATGTTCGAATCGTTCCCGCTTGTGCTCCGCGCATTCTGGACGAACGTCTACATCTTCGTGGTCGCGGAGGTTTTCGTGCTGATATGGGGACTGGTCGTCGCCATCGCCCGCCTCATCCCCGGCGAGACCGCGCGGCCGGTGCGTGCGATAGCGACTTTCTACACAGACGTCTTCCGTGGCATGCCTGCGATCATCACGATCTATCTGATCGGCTTTGGCCTGCCCCTCAGCAACCTTCCACTGTTGAAAGACCTGTCGGTCGAGACCTATGCCATTCTTGCGCTTACGCTGACCTTTGGTGCCTATGTCGCCGAAGTCTATCGCGCCGGCATCGAAAGCATCCATTGGAGTCAGGTGGCGGCGGCTCGTTCCCTCGGCCTGTCCTATGCCCAGACGATGCGCTACGTCGTCGTCCCGCAGGCGGTGCGGCGTATCGTGCCTCCGCTTCTCAATGACTTCATTGGCCTGCAGAAGGACACTGCCCTGGTCAACGTGATCGGGGCGGTGGACGCGTTCAATCAGGCAAAGATCGTGGCGAGTAATCACTTCAACCTCTCGCCTGTTACAGTGGTGGCCTTCCTGTTCGTGGTTATCACAATCCCCCAGGCGCGTTTCGTCGATCGCATGATCGAAAAGGACCAGCGTCGAACACGTGCCGGCTGA
- a CDS encoding ABC transporter substrate-binding protein, with protein MKSTKPSRTLLVALALSAAGVASAQANDISGCVLTGQKGSVSLQPVNPGEITVETALPNPAWWNGDTVDQIKDGFEFCLAANIAHRAGLDKVKVISSSFPALIANQNKQKDLSMATISITDERKKVLDFSVPYFSSDIGVLVKKGVKVDQETIRTFRIGVLQGTTGASFVSDHIKPAEIRVYPENPGMYAALIAGQIDAAVNDTSIILGQASKSNGTLEVAGQYSTGESYGAIYPKASPNKEGMNRIIDEMAKDGTLAKLASTYLAEAWGADPTKVPYLKP; from the coding sequence ATGAAGAGCACAAAGCCGTCCCGGACGCTTCTGGTTGCACTGGCCCTCTCCGCTGCGGGCGTTGCCAGCGCTCAGGCCAACGATATTTCCGGCTGCGTGCTGACGGGCCAGAAGGGATCGGTCTCTCTGCAGCCAGTCAATCCCGGTGAGATCACAGTCGAAACAGCGCTGCCCAATCCGGCCTGGTGGAATGGCGACACGGTCGACCAGATCAAGGATGGCTTCGAGTTCTGTCTCGCCGCAAACATCGCGCATCGTGCCGGGCTCGATAAAGTCAAGGTGATCTCGTCTTCGTTCCCGGCACTCATCGCCAACCAGAACAAGCAGAAAGACCTTTCGATGGCGACGATCTCCATCACGGATGAGCGCAAGAAGGTCCTCGATTTCTCCGTGCCCTACTTTTCGTCCGACATCGGCGTGCTGGTGAAGAAGGGCGTGAAGGTCGATCAGGAAACCATCAGGACGTTTCGCATCGGCGTGCTCCAGGGCACGACCGGAGCGAGCTTTGTCTCGGATCATATCAAACCTGCCGAGATCAGGGTCTATCCTGAAAACCCGGGTATGTATGCCGCGCTGATTGCCGGCCAGATCGATGCCGCCGTCAACGATACATCGATCATCCTCGGTCAGGCGTCGAAGTCCAATGGGACGCTCGAAGTCGCGGGTCAGTACTCGACCGGCGAGTCCTATGGGGCGATCTATCCGAAAGCGTCACCAAACAAGGAAGGCATGAACAGGATCATCGATGAGATGGCCAAGGACGGCACATTGGCAAAACTTGCCTCCACCTATCTGGCCGAGGCCTGGGGCGCCGATCCGACCAAGGTCCCGTACCTGAAGCCGTAA
- a CDS encoding FMN-binding negative transcriptional regulator, producing MAGKFEIWTNRDLEDLIDAYPLASIVSSSPGYIVSEMPMLLDLDANGTPVSLTGHLPRNGPHAGILHRDPAALFIFRGANGYISPGTAGKKDWAPTWNFAVAHVVAEVQLDDRLTDESLERVVAHMERERKEPWSIADLGSRYQSLRAAVIGFRAPIRSIQARFKLGQDETPDTLQTIVQGVGDEALAGWMRRFNPSLMDTR from the coding sequence ATGGCAGGAAAATTCGAGATATGGACGAACCGCGATCTCGAGGACCTGATCGACGCCTACCCACTGGCATCCATCGTATCGAGTTCACCAGGCTACATCGTCAGCGAAATGCCGATGCTGCTCGATCTGGACGCGAATGGGACGCCGGTGAGTCTGACCGGTCACCTGCCACGGAACGGGCCTCATGCAGGCATACTGCACCGGGACCCCGCGGCATTGTTCATCTTTCGAGGCGCCAATGGCTACATTTCCCCCGGCACAGCCGGGAAGAAGGACTGGGCGCCGACCTGGAACTTCGCCGTCGCGCACGTGGTGGCGGAGGTGCAGCTGGATGACAGGCTGACCGACGAGTCTCTTGAGCGCGTTGTCGCGCATATGGAGCGCGAGCGGAAGGAACCATGGTCGATCGCCGATCTAGGATCCCGGTATCAAAGCCTTCGCGCTGCGGTCATCGGTTTTCGGGCGCCGATCCGATCCATTCAAGCGCGGTTCAAGCTGGGTCAGGACGAGACGCCTGACACGCTGCAGACCATTGTACAAGGTGTCGGCGATGAGGCGCTTGCCGGCTGGATGAGGCGGTTCAATCCGAGTCTTATGGATACGCGATGA
- a CDS encoding class I adenylate-forming enzyme family protein: MARNMARTHHDDLNRFNELQGLTIPDLLRERARQYPFNLALSAQSFRGHRDRITFAQLEIRMEAVAQGLARRGVRKGDRVALFLSNDAVRECILTAVGCYRLAAIVAPMNVRASDEELGHALGLVQPSHIVTMQSGAERIGRLYPTAQLILLEGKQGEDGTWPEPEREFRQGLLPDVAASEDPSVLLLTSGTTARSKAVTHCHRSQLYTGYAIGGAIGLTDRDTYQGAWPIYTSSVLNLACMAAWVSGAGVVLEGASLNNAERLRLIETEGTTVYHGVTAPLHFMIEEYPNDGYDLRRVRRIGYGGAAMPREIIEKFSKRLPWADQVHIWAMTETGPAGSYLPPWFLPRKAGCIGIAQPGCAVQVVDDHGKPVADGEPGEIAFAGPSAALGYWRDPEATDQTFVDGWIRTGDIGMIDDEGHMHFLDRKKDIINRGGLKIASAAVEDVIYRFPGVAEAAVIAVPHPGLGEDIAACVVAAPGTTLDLDKIRAHCARYLADYETPRKWHVLDALPKNPMGKILKRDLRQQIIERM, from the coding sequence ATGGCCCGCAACATGGCGCGAACGCATCATGACGACCTCAATCGCTTCAACGAGCTACAAGGATTGACCATACCCGATCTGCTGCGCGAACGCGCGCGGCAGTATCCTTTCAATCTGGCCCTGTCAGCGCAGAGTTTTCGTGGGCACCGTGATCGGATCACCTTTGCACAGCTCGAAATCCGGATGGAGGCAGTCGCCCAGGGTCTTGCCCGACGAGGCGTAAGAAAGGGCGATCGCGTCGCCCTTTTCCTCTCCAACGACGCGGTGCGAGAATGCATCCTCACAGCTGTCGGCTGCTACCGGCTGGCGGCAATTGTTGCGCCCATGAATGTCCGGGCTTCCGACGAAGAACTCGGCCACGCGCTCGGCCTGGTTCAGCCATCACACATCGTCACGATGCAGTCTGGTGCCGAACGTATTGGAAGACTCTACCCGACGGCACAGCTGATCCTTTTGGAAGGGAAGCAAGGCGAAGACGGCACCTGGCCTGAACCGGAGCGGGAGTTCCGCCAGGGCTTACTGCCAGACGTCGCGGCGTCAGAGGACCCAAGCGTTCTGCTTCTTACATCTGGAACCACTGCACGTTCGAAAGCCGTAACCCATTGTCACCGCAGCCAGCTCTATACGGGTTACGCAATCGGCGGGGCCATAGGGCTCACTGACAGGGATACGTACCAGGGTGCGTGGCCGATCTACACCAGCTCAGTGCTCAATCTTGCCTGCATGGCGGCCTGGGTCAGCGGCGCCGGAGTCGTACTGGAGGGTGCCAGCCTGAACAATGCAGAGCGCCTTCGACTGATCGAGACCGAAGGTACGACTGTCTATCACGGTGTTACAGCACCGCTGCATTTTATGATCGAGGAGTATCCGAACGACGGCTACGACCTGCGTCGCGTTCGCCGGATCGGCTATGGCGGCGCTGCCATGCCACGGGAGATTATCGAGAAGTTCAGCAAGAGACTGCCCTGGGCGGATCAGGTTCACATCTGGGCAATGACGGAAACCGGTCCTGCGGGTTCCTATCTGCCGCCGTGGTTCCTCCCACGAAAGGCGGGTTGCATAGGTATTGCCCAGCCTGGCTGTGCAGTCCAGGTCGTGGATGATCATGGCAAGCCGGTTGCGGACGGCGAGCCTGGAGAGATCGCTTTCGCGGGGCCGTCGGCAGCGTTGGGATATTGGCGCGATCCGGAAGCGACAGACCAGACCTTCGTCGATGGATGGATCCGCACCGGCGACATCGGCATGATCGATGACGAAGGCCACATGCACTTTCTCGATCGCAAGAAGGACATCATCAATCGCGGCGGGCTCAAGATTGCCTCCGCCGCCGTCGAAGACGTGATCTACCGGTTTCCAGGAGTAGCCGAGGCAGCTGTGATCGCAGTGCCTCACCCCGGCCTGGGTGAGGACATCGCCGCCTGCGTCGTCGCGGCACCTGGTACGACGCTCGACTTGGACAAGATCCGCGCCCACTGCGCCAGATATCTGGCTGACTATGAAACCCCGCGCAAATGGCATGTGCTCGATGCGCTGCCGAAGAACCCGATGGGGAAAATCCTCAAACGGGACCTGCGTCAGCAAATAATCGAACGGATGTGA
- a CDS encoding alpha/beta hydrolase, whose amino-acid sequence MTVEMTTTDPLSRLDPEIAEFVRRSDAAGAGSPALGDVPPAVSRKAAELARAQWYEGGPGMAEILDMDVPTSYGPIHIRIYKPKEIRGSGCFVYLPGGGWALFSTITHDRLMREYAARTGMIVIGVDYTRAPEVRFPRPVEEVDDVLGWLFDHAGELGFSADQVALGGDSAGGNLVAACCICRRDEGRKLPACTVYNYGSFDMGEFKSSVLKYGGGAYLLGSHEMLWFKMNYFNTAEEMLHPWASPLRAAKTGLPATFMAIAEFDPLYDDNLAWAKALRDTGVDVTAVVYPGTVHSFLEAMSIAEVSRRAIAETSVWLSGMIA is encoded by the coding sequence ATGACAGTCGAAATGACCACTACGGACCCGCTTTCGCGCCTCGATCCGGAGATCGCAGAATTCGTGCGCCGGAGCGACGCTGCCGGAGCCGGTTCGCCAGCTCTGGGCGACGTCCCACCAGCGGTGTCGCGCAAGGCGGCCGAACTGGCGCGCGCGCAATGGTATGAGGGCGGTCCGGGAATGGCGGAAATCCTCGATATGGATGTGCCGACCTCCTATGGACCGATTCACATTCGAATCTACAAGCCAAAGGAAATCCGCGGCAGTGGCTGCTTCGTCTACCTTCCAGGTGGCGGGTGGGCCCTGTTCAGCACCATCACGCATGATCGCCTTATGCGCGAATATGCAGCGCGGACGGGGATGATCGTTATTGGCGTCGATTACACGCGCGCGCCGGAGGTGAGGTTTCCGCGCCCCGTCGAAGAAGTCGACGACGTCCTCGGATGGCTGTTCGATCATGCCGGCGAACTGGGCTTCTCGGCGGATCAGGTAGCGCTTGGCGGCGACAGCGCCGGCGGCAATCTTGTAGCAGCCTGCTGTATCTGCAGGCGTGACGAGGGCAGGAAGCTGCCCGCATGCACGGTCTACAACTACGGTTCATTCGATATGGGCGAGTTCAAATCGTCCGTCCTTAAATACGGCGGTGGCGCATATCTCCTGGGAAGCCATGAAATGCTCTGGTTCAAAATGAATTACTTCAACACGGCCGAGGAAATGTTGCATCCATGGGCGAGCCCGCTGCGGGCAGCCAAGACCGGTCTGCCCGCAACTTTCATGGCGATCGCCGAATTCGACCCGCTCTATGATGACAACCTTGCCTGGGCCAAAGCGCTCAGGGACACGGGCGTCGACGTTACGGCCGTGGTCTATCCTGGAACCGTTCATAGTTTTCTAGAGGCCATGTCCATCGCTGAGGTTAGCCGCCGAGCCATCGCCGAGACGTCCGTCTGGCTCTCCGGCATGATAGCGTGA
- a CDS encoding RidA family protein: protein MRIEHPYSLFVKDGDLLWSCGQCPLDSIGQVLDPGDLLKQAVAVVGFIRRFIAEMGCDVSDVGRLVVYYVKTKDGDAEALINLFGQQFGKNVLITPVAIPYFYYDGMLVEVDVFGASSDKEHRKIIDQKSGIELEVVDTGTLLWANLSARNPSVDRGSLSAALDYLATEAGLSTQNMLSVQWFVGDESALALVDAAILTGLCWSRCDVVNTEFDGYWAMAEFTFCKAPVSHHSVTMGVRGTEDGSIEVNFRHCDDRFYIDGRDNSGTRGLVAQTEAIMTAIEHVLKASGLGFAAVRKSTTYYVSSSSAEELHDNMAVRNRYYSKPGPASTGLPVKSFCRSDALISVKLIG, encoded by the coding sequence ATGAGAATTGAACATCCCTACTCGCTTTTTGTGAAGGATGGCGATCTCCTCTGGTCCTGTGGTCAATGCCCACTCGATAGCATCGGGCAAGTATTGGATCCAGGGGATCTGCTCAAACAGGCAGTCGCCGTTGTCGGCTTTATCAGACGCTTCATTGCCGAGATGGGCTGCGATGTCTCGGATGTCGGCCGGCTGGTCGTCTACTACGTCAAGACAAAGGATGGTGACGCCGAAGCTCTGATCAATCTGTTCGGACAGCAATTTGGCAAGAACGTCCTGATCACACCCGTAGCCATACCCTATTTCTACTACGACGGCATGTTGGTCGAGGTAGACGTCTTTGGCGCGTCTTCGGACAAGGAACATAGGAAAATCATCGATCAGAAGAGCGGCATCGAACTCGAGGTCGTCGATACCGGGACCCTGCTCTGGGCAAATCTGAGCGCCAGGAACCCGTCCGTTGACCGAGGTTCACTTTCGGCGGCGCTGGATTACCTTGCCACGGAAGCGGGGCTGTCCACGCAAAACATGCTTTCCGTGCAATGGTTTGTTGGCGACGAAAGCGCGTTGGCACTGGTCGATGCGGCAATCCTGACGGGCCTTTGCTGGAGCAGGTGTGATGTCGTGAACACCGAATTCGATGGGTACTGGGCCATGGCCGAGTTCACATTTTGCAAGGCACCAGTGAGCCATCATTCGGTTACGATGGGCGTTCGCGGGACAGAGGACGGGTCCATCGAGGTAAACTTTCGGCATTGCGACGATCGTTTTTACATCGACGGACGCGACAATTCGGGCACCAGAGGGCTGGTTGCACAGACCGAAGCGATCATGACAGCAATCGAACACGTCCTGAAGGCTTCAGGACTAGGATTTGCAGCAGTCCGCAAATCGACCACGTACTATGTCTCCAGCAGCTCCGCCGAAGAACTGCATGACAATATGGCGGTCAGAAACCGCTACTATTCGAAGCCAGGGCCAGCATCGACTGGTTTGCCCGTTAAGAGCTTCTGCAGATCGGATGCGCTTATAAGCGTCAAATTGATCGGATGA
- a CDS encoding amino acid ABC transporter permease, giving the protein MFDYTLLLNATPDLVIGLGTTILVTIAAFLIATGLGLGLSAASFSPRRSIAKAAGGFVQVARATPEIIAIFWAYYCMPILVGANLSGLTCGIGALGLIGGGYMAEIVRGGILSIDRGQWEASASLGLPRYVVWFHIIMPQATRKMLPAVVNYFTDLLKATTLLAAIGVNEVAYAAYTNGSASFRYLEPLTGVAILFFLLIFPLSLLARHLNNANGASRKSR; this is encoded by the coding sequence ATGTTCGACTACACGTTACTTCTCAATGCGACGCCGGATCTCGTCATAGGTCTAGGCACGACAATCCTGGTCACGATTGCTGCATTCCTCATTGCAACTGGATTGGGCTTGGGCCTGAGCGCTGCGTCTTTTTCGCCAAGACGATCGATTGCAAAAGCGGCCGGAGGGTTCGTTCAGGTCGCCCGGGCCACCCCGGAAATCATCGCGATATTCTGGGCTTATTACTGCATGCCGATCCTGGTGGGTGCGAACTTGTCCGGCCTCACATGCGGGATCGGAGCCCTCGGATTGATCGGCGGCGGATATATGGCGGAGATCGTCAGAGGTGGAATTCTCTCGATTGACCGTGGCCAGTGGGAGGCTTCCGCCTCTTTGGGGCTGCCCCGGTATGTGGTGTGGTTTCACATCATCATGCCTCAGGCCACCAGGAAGATGCTTCCGGCGGTGGTGAACTACTTTACCGACCTGTTGAAGGCCACGACTTTGCTGGCAGCGATCGGGGTAAACGAGGTCGCCTATGCTGCCTACACAAATGGTTCCGCATCCTTCCGGTACCTGGAGCCGCTTACTGGCGTCGCGATCCTGTTCTTCCTCCTCATCTTCCCCCTTAGCCTTCTCGCCCGCCACCTGAACAACGCAAATGGCGCCAGCCGGAAGAGCCGTTAG
- a CDS encoding amino acid ABC transporter permease has translation MIPAITPFIPALFNGLLLTLFYFLLGAIGSMAFGLPVALGLGSPSLTIRLPTVAYVEFFRNTPLLVQLFWIQFALPIITGVNTTAQQTAAIAIVVVMTAYMSEIYRAGFNSVAPGQNEAGLALGLRPVQRWWLIIIPQAFRTVLPAVGNTLVSLLKATAILSVLSVPELMRTTGRISDYTANPMLFYSVASLIYIGLGLLLSHSLRRLERRLDRARKV, from the coding sequence ATGATCCCCGCTATCACTCCATTTATTCCCGCCCTGTTCAATGGCCTGCTGCTGACGCTGTTCTACTTCCTCCTGGGCGCAATCGGTTCAATGGCATTTGGGCTGCCAGTGGCCTTGGGGCTGGGCAGCCCGTCATTGACGATCCGGCTGCCAACCGTCGCCTATGTCGAGTTTTTCAGGAACACGCCTCTGCTGGTGCAATTGTTCTGGATACAGTTCGCGCTGCCGATCATCACAGGCGTCAACACCACCGCGCAGCAGACAGCAGCCATCGCCATCGTCGTCGTCATGACGGCCTATATGTCGGAAATCTATCGAGCCGGGTTCAACTCGGTGGCGCCGGGGCAGAACGAGGCAGGCCTCGCGCTGGGCCTGCGGCCGGTGCAACGCTGGTGGTTGATAATCATTCCGCAGGCATTTCGAACGGTTCTTCCGGCAGTCGGAAATACCCTGGTCAGTCTTTTGAAGGCGACCGCGATTCTGTCTGTTCTTTCGGTGCCCGAGTTGATGCGGACGACAGGCCGGATCAGTGATTACACAGCCAATCCGATGCTGTTCTACTCGGTCGCCTCGCTGATCTATATCGGCCTGGGTCTGCTCCTTTCGCATTCACTCCGCCGTCTGGAACGGCGTCTGGATCGTGCAAGGAAGGTTTGA